Proteins encoded by one window of Bacteroidota bacterium:
- a CDS encoding GHKL domain-containing protein, producing MIYEFPVLKILIPKYKQQTMKQNCHIKKILSAFFVFLFTFSYGSPVEFKTIEDVVNIGGSIEILEDRTNMLTINEVMLSNDFKKSNQEVPNLSISPYTYWVKIQIQNLTDIESLLINLSHPIIDEVEFYNILPNNRYIVEKLGEYKSFNERKYNHQDYIFDISIPKNEIRTYYIKIRSGDQIEVPLLLGAPKAIFESLFRKDFYFGIYSGIILVMCLYNLFIFIVVRDKSYLLYVIYGLLVGLTQACIHGYAFKYLWPNAPSFAIQSMQIVPAIAGIALIEFAKLFLLTKQYTPILHKVFYALIFIYAISIVLSLLKIFNLSQQLVQTTALLLSLYLLYVASRIAKKGYRPAIFFLVAWSLFLICVCIFVLQTAFSIVPSTSFGSNTLIVGSAIEVILLSFALADRINNLKKENEKMITEQNIILESKVKERTFQLETSNKELKETQTQLVSVEKMASLGQLTAGIAHEINNPINFVISNIKPLRRDVEEILQVLAKYGEITNDTDLKEKLKEIDALKQTLDTDYVIEEINLLLKGIDEGAFRTSEIVKGLQSFSRLDESDLKRVNIHEGIDATLILLNNNIVREKIQIIKDYDKALPQIECYPGKLNQVFMNIINNAIQALAAQKNRQIGEGKIIIQTKTEGNNVVISIKDNGIGIPEKIKSNIFEPFFTTKDVGSGTGLGLSIVFGIIQSHKGNIKVESEEGKGAEFIITLPIVHS from the coding sequence ATGATTTACGAATTTCCAGTATTGAAGATATTAATTCCAAAATATAAGCAACAAACCATGAAACAGAATTGCCACATAAAAAAAATATTGAGCGCATTCTTTGTTTTTCTTTTCACATTTTCATACGGCTCTCCCGTAGAATTTAAAACAATAGAAGATGTAGTCAACATAGGCGGTTCTATTGAAATATTAGAAGACAGAACAAATATGTTAACTATTAACGAAGTTATGCTATCAAATGATTTCAAAAAAAGTAATCAAGAGGTGCCAAATCTAAGCATATCCCCATATACTTACTGGGTTAAAATTCAAATCCAGAATTTAACTGATATTGAATCGTTGTTAATTAATCTATCACATCCAATTATTGACGAGGTAGAATTCTATAATATCTTACCAAACAACAGATATATTGTTGAAAAACTTGGCGAATACAAGTCCTTTAACGAAAGAAAATATAATCATCAAGATTATATTTTCGACATATCAATCCCAAAAAATGAAATCAGAACATATTACATTAAAATAAGAAGTGGCGACCAGATTGAAGTCCCCCTATTACTTGGCGCTCCAAAAGCAATATTCGAGTCACTCTTCCGTAAAGATTTTTATTTTGGCATATATAGCGGCATCATCTTGGTGATGTGTCTATATAATTTATTCATATTTATTGTAGTTCGTGATAAAAGCTACCTACTCTATGTAATATATGGCTTACTTGTGGGACTGACTCAGGCTTGTATTCATGGATATGCTTTTAAGTATTTATGGCCAAATGCTCCATCATTTGCTATTCAAAGTATGCAAATTGTTCCTGCTATCGCAGGAATTGCTCTTATAGAGTTTGCAAAACTATTCCTTTTAACGAAGCAATACACCCCGATCTTGCATAAAGTATTCTATGCGTTGATATTTATTTACGCTATAAGTATTGTTCTTAGCCTGTTAAAAATATTTAATTTAAGTCAACAATTAGTACAAACAACGGCCCTTTTATTATCATTATATTTATTATACGTTGCTTCAAGAATTGCTAAAAAGGGATATAGGCCCGCTATATTCTTTTTAGTTGCATGGTCACTCTTTCTAATTTGCGTTTGCATTTTTGTTCTACAAACTGCATTTAGTATAGTTCCCTCTACAAGCTTTGGGTCAAATACACTGATAGTCGGATCGGCAATTGAAGTTATTTTGCTTTCCTTCGCACTTGCTGACAGAATTAACAATTTGAAAAAGGAAAACGAAAAAATGATTACCGAACAAAACATCATACTCGAATCAAAAGTAAAAGAGCGCACCTTTCAATTGGAAACATCCAATAAGGAATTGAAAGAAACCCAGACTCAACTGGTAAGTGTCGAGAAAATGGCATCGCTTGGTCAATTGACCGCCGGCATTGCCCATGAAATAAACAATCCGATCAATTTTGTAATTTCAAACATTAAACCTTTAAGAAGAGATGTGGAAGAAATTTTGCAGGTATTAGCCAAGTATGGTGAAATAACAAATGACACTGATCTAAAAGAAAAGCTGAAAGAAATTGATGCCCTGAAACAAACGCTGGATACGGACTATGTAATAGAGGAAATTAATTTATTGCTGAAAGGAATTGATGAAGGTGCCTTTCGTACTTCAGAAATAGTGAAGGGATTACAAAGCTTTTCGCGGCTGGACGAAAGTGATCTTAAAAGAGTGAATATTCATGAAGGCATTGACGCTACACTAATTCTTCTGAACAATAATATTGTACGGGAGAAAATTCAAATAATAAAAGACTACGACAAAGCGCTTCCCCAGATCGAATGCTATCCGGGTAAATTAAACCAGGTATTCATGAATATTATCAATAACGCGATACAAGCACTGGCGGCCCAAAAGAACAGACAAATCGGGGAAGGAAAAATCATTATACAAACAAAAACCGAAGGCAATAATGTAGTCATCAGCATTAAAGACAATGGCATTGGAATTCCCGAAAAAATAAAAAGCAATATCTTTGAACCGTTTTTCACAACCAAGGATGTGGGCTCTGGTACAGGATTAGGATTATCAATTGTGTTTGGAATAATACAAAGTCATAAAGGAAATATTAAAGTTGAATCAGAAGAAGGTAAAGGCGCTGAATTTATAATTACTTTACCTATTGTACATTCATAA
- a CDS encoding response regulator — translation MQETKIKVLYVDDEANNLISFKANYRKFYDIHTAGSAEEARKILRSNDIHIIITDQLMPNTTGVQFLESIIEEHPYPMRMILSAYADIEAVIEAVNKGQIYKYIMKPFQAEELKKTIDNAYSHYAFRKNDKKLLDKYRKIFEESNEAFFIVDKEGYFTELNQAGFNLLKIPVNDLYSIRISELYRDENELNSTRYHFSKNNYVLDLPLKFRDMKNNPIEVLVSFNTIFDTKGQIIGHQGIIRDITKQKETENLVIRTIVETQESERTRIAKDIHDSIGQQLSAIKFYLSTLAETNEVFKNNLLLSKSTTALTSVLSDLRGICFNLMPNTIETFGLIETINQLCRQNQSEGLLEFKVNSQPDFPALNKLLEISIFRIVQEFISNAVKHGKATKISMLFEYESGKIRIMLKDNGKGFEIDKANSLTGMGLKNVYSRIQSYNGEIKINSTLQKGTEFIIFIPINTLLLAKEQIRIQNNK, via the coding sequence ATGCAAGAAACAAAAATAAAAGTACTTTATGTAGATGATGAAGCCAATAACCTGATATCATTTAAAGCCAATTACAGAAAATTTTATGATATCCACACTGCCGGATCAGCGGAAGAAGCAAGAAAAATTCTACGCAGCAATGACATACATATAATCATTACCGACCAGCTCATGCCCAATACCACTGGCGTACAATTTCTTGAATCAATTATAGAGGAACATCCCTACCCGATGAGAATGATCCTTTCGGCGTACGCTGATATAGAAGCTGTTATTGAAGCGGTAAACAAAGGTCAGATATACAAGTATATCATGAAACCCTTTCAGGCGGAGGAGTTAAAAAAAACAATTGATAATGCTTACAGCCATTATGCCTTCCGAAAAAACGACAAGAAACTGCTGGATAAGTATAGAAAAATATTTGAAGAATCGAATGAAGCATTTTTTATTGTTGACAAAGAAGGGTATTTCACCGAATTGAATCAGGCCGGATTTAATTTATTAAAGATACCTGTAAATGACCTTTATAGTATTCGTATCAGTGAATTATACCGGGATGAAAATGAATTAAATTCTACAAGATATCATTTTTCAAAAAACAATTATGTTCTGGACCTCCCGCTTAAATTCCGGGATATGAAAAATAACCCGATCGAAGTTTTAGTATCCTTCAACACGATCTTTGACACCAAAGGCCAGATTATAGGTCACCAGGGAATAATAAGAGACATTACGAAACAGAAGGAAACAGAAAATCTGGTTATCCGGACCATTGTTGAAACGCAGGAATCAGAGCGTACCAGGATAGCCAAAGATATTCATGATAGTATTGGCCAACAGCTTTCCGCTATAAAATTTTACCTTAGCACATTGGCCGAAACCAATGAAGTTTTTAAAAACAACCTGTTACTTTCGAAATCAACCACTGCTTTAACTTCTGTACTCTCCGATCTTCGCGGCATTTGTTTTAACCTTATGCCCAACACAATTGAAACATTCGGCTTAATAGAAACAATTAATCAATTATGCAGACAAAACCAATCTGAAGGCTTGCTCGAATTTAAAGTTAATTCCCAGCCCGATTTTCCCGCTTTAAACAAATTACTTGAAATTTCAATTTTCAGGATCGTCCAGGAATTTATCAGTAATGCCGTAAAGCATGGTAAAGCCACCAAAATATCAATGTTATTTGAATACGAATCGGGCAAAATACGAATTATGCTTAAGGATAATGGCAAAGGATTTGAGATCGATAAAGCAAATTCATTAACCGGAATGGGGCTGAAAAATGTATATTCCCGGATCCAATCCTATAACGGTGAAATAAAAATAAACAGTACTCTTCAAAAAGGCACCGAATTCATTATATTTATACCCATAAATACACTGTTACTGGCCAAAGAACAAATCAGGATTCAAAACAATAAATAA
- a CDS encoding response regulator transcription factor — MRPNTLSENIPSPVQVKNTVLQENVRVLIVDDHQMIRDGIRTMLESKTDTCRFIISEAESGEDAIVKVQKNDYDIILMDYQLPGINGAATVYNLLLYKPHLKILALSNYDEYSYIRKIVDSGAKGYILKDIGPTELYTAIATILSGKPYYSNDVALKLIHHKTADAKLRYRGVSLSKREIQVLKGIANEKSNEEIAKKLNIAKRTVDSHRQNLINKLGVKNTVGLVKLALELKLI, encoded by the coding sequence ATGCGACCAAATACATTAAGTGAAAATATCCCCTCCCCTGTTCAGGTAAAAAATACCGTGTTACAGGAAAATGTAAGGGTACTCATCGTTGATGATCATCAAATGATCCGCGATGGCATACGCACTATGCTTGAATCAAAAACCGATACCTGCCGCTTTATCATAAGTGAAGCTGAAAGCGGAGAAGATGCGATCGTAAAAGTGCAAAAAAATGATTATGATATTATTTTAATGGATTACCAATTGCCCGGTATTAACGGGGCGGCAACAGTTTATAATTTGTTGCTCTATAAACCTCACCTGAAGATACTTGCCCTGTCGAATTATGATGAATACAGTTATATCAGGAAGATCGTTGATTCAGGGGCTAAGGGATATATTCTCAAAGATATAGGTCCTACCGAGTTGTATACAGCTATTGCGACTATATTAAGCGGTAAACCTTATTACTCAAATGATGTGGCTCTGAAACTGATCCATCACAAGACAGCTGACGCAAAGCTGAGGTACAGAGGAGTGTCTCTAAGTAAGCGTGAAATCCAGGTGCTGAAGGGTATTGCGAATGAAAAATCAAATGAAGAAATAGCAAAAAAATTAAATATTGCCAAAAGAACTGTGGATTCGCATCGCCAGAACCTCATAAATAAATTAGGGGTTAAAAACACCGTTGGCCTCGTGAAATTAGCTCTTGAACTTAAACTGATCTGA
- a CDS encoding Mrp/NBP35 family ATP-binding protein, translating into MSITTAQVLDALKNVDDPDLKKDIVTLGMVRDLTIEGKKVNFTVMLTTPACPMKEMIHKASVNAILHFVDKEAMVNVKMDSDVTSRRKDKTALPGVKNIIAVASGKGGVGKSTIAANLAVALARQGAKVGLVDADIYGPSIPIMFDVVNERPPVKSIEGVSKMIPVENYGVKLNSIGFMASPDQAVPWRGPMASKALNEIIHKTQWGEIDYLIIDLPPGTGDIHLTIVTTVPVTGAVIVSSPQLVALADAQRAVSMFRLPQVNVPVLGIVENMAYFTPAELPDKRYYIFGKDGAKNMAAKLGVPVLGQIPLVQSICEAGDAGRPVVLQENTPQAIAFMELARSVAQQIAITNAPQVAQQV; encoded by the coding sequence ATGTCTATAACTACTGCGCAGGTACTTGATGCCTTAAAAAATGTAGATGATCCTGATCTGAAAAAAGACATTGTTACCCTTGGCATGGTAAGAGATCTTACCATCGAAGGGAAGAAAGTGAACTTTACTGTGATGCTTACAACACCCGCCTGTCCTATGAAGGAGATGATTCATAAGGCCAGCGTAAATGCTATCTTACATTTTGTTGATAAGGAAGCGATGGTAAATGTAAAAATGGATTCCGATGTTACTTCCCGCAGAAAAGATAAAACAGCTTTGCCCGGGGTAAAAAATATTATCGCTGTGGCTTCCGGCAAAGGCGGTGTGGGCAAATCGACTATTGCTGCCAACCTGGCTGTTGCACTTGCCAGACAAGGAGCCAAAGTAGGGCTGGTGGATGCTGACATTTACGGCCCCTCTATTCCGATCATGTTCGATGTGGTAAATGAACGACCACCCGTAAAAAGCATTGAAGGGGTAAGTAAAATGATCCCTGTTGAAAATTATGGTGTAAAACTAAACTCCATAGGTTTCATGGCTTCTCCCGATCAGGCGGTTCCATGGCGCGGTCCTATGGCTAGCAAAGCATTGAATGAGATCATACATAAAACACAATGGGGTGAAATCGATTACCTCATCATCGACCTTCCTCCCGGTACAGGAGACATCCACCTTACAATTGTAACAACTGTCCCGGTTACAGGTGCCGTGATAGTAAGTTCTCCCCAGCTAGTAGCTTTGGCGGATGCCCAACGCGCTGTGAGCATGTTTCGTTTACCGCAGGTAAATGTGCCTGTGTTAGGTATCGTTGAAAACATGGCTTACTTCACTCCCGCTGAACTGCCGGATAAAAGGTATTATATTTTCGGCAAGGACGGAGCGAAGAATATGGCAGCAAAACTGGGAGTTCCGGTGTTAGGACAGATACCGCTTGTACAAAGTATTTGCGAAGCCGGTGATGCCGGACGGCCTGTTGTACTGCAGGAAAACACACCACAGGCTATTGCCTTCATGGAACTCGCAAGGTCAGTGGCACAGCAAATTGCAATTACTAATGCACCGCAAGTGGCACAACAGGTTTAA
- a CDS encoding NifU family protein encodes MSDTELNKRVEEALNQIRPYLEADGGNVSLIEVTENMVVKLKLLGACKNCSMSMMTLKAGIEETIKRAIPEIISVEAVSSVEEARA; translated from the coding sequence ATGAGCGATACAGAATTAAATAAAAGAGTTGAAGAAGCTTTAAATCAGATCAGGCCCTATCTTGAAGCCGATGGAGGAAACGTATCGCTGATTGAAGTTACAGAGAACATGGTAGTGAAACTTAAACTATTGGGGGCCTGTAAAAATTGTTCAATGAGCATGATGACCCTGAAAGCCGGTATTGAAGAAACCATTAAGCGTGCTATTCCCGAAATAATATCTGTAGAGGCGGTCAGTTCTGTAGAGGAAGCCCGGGCCTGA
- the frr gene encoding ribosome recycling factor, translating to MDPKVQACLDAAKQLMEKAITHLESELTKVRAGKASPSMLDAVMVDYYGTKMPLNQTANVNTLDARTLIVQPWEKSMLEPISKAIIDANLNLNPQNDGSVIRINVPSLTEERRKDLVKKAKTVGEDCKVTLRTIRKDANDSIKKLKANGLPEDEAKEGETKVQQLTDSYGVKADKHLEAKEKEVMTV from the coding sequence ATGGATCCTAAAGTTCAGGCTTGTTTAGATGCTGCGAAGCAGCTTATGGAAAAGGCCATTACGCACCTTGAAAGTGAACTTACAAAAGTAAGGGCCGGAAAAGCCAGTCCCTCAATGCTGGACGCTGTAATGGTTGATTACTATGGAACTAAAATGCCGTTAAATCAAACGGCTAACGTTAACACACTCGATGCCCGCACCCTCATTGTGCAGCCCTGGGAGAAGTCAATGCTGGAGCCCATTTCGAAGGCTATTATCGATGCTAACCTCAACCTGAATCCTCAGAACGACGGAAGTGTTATTCGCATAAATGTACCTTCATTAACCGAGGAAAGGCGTAAAGACCTTGTGAAAAAAGCAAAAACAGTAGGTGAGGATTGTAAGGTTACTTTGCGGACCATCCGAAAGGATGCGAATGATTCAATAAAAAAACTGAAGGCCAACGGCTTGCCCGAGGATGAAGCAAAAGAGGGCGAGACAAAAGTGCAGCAACTTACAGATAGCTATGGCGTAAAGGCTGATAAGCATTTGGAGGCGAAGGAAAAAGAAGTTATGACGGTTTAA